ggatactagggatcaatccccataaaaactaactcgattacatgatatatctcatccaactcatcaccgtccagcaagcctacgatgagattactcatgaacggcgaagagcatcatggaattggtgatgaaggaaggttgatgatgacgatggcgacgatctcccttctccggagcccataacggactccagatctgccctccaaaggaagaacaggaggtggcagcgcctccgtatcgtaaaacgcgatgagtccttctccctgattttttttccggacgaaagaggttacATAGAgctgaattgggggcggcggagctccgaggagctcacaagcctgccaaccCCGGGCAGGGGGGTGGTcgggcctagtgggcttgtgggctcctggctccgtccctccaattGATtcctgtgccagtattttttatatattccagaaaaatttcacgtagatttccaggtcattccgagaacttttatttctacgtaaaaacaacaccatggcaattctactaaaaacagcgtcagtctgggttagttccattcaaatcatgcaaattagagtccaaaacaagggcaaaagagttcggaaaagtagatacgacggagacgtatcaacgtgtAGCAAGAGCGCATCAGTATCCTCGTGGAGGCTGCCAACGCGCAGCAGGCCCGGCGGGCTCACTCGCACCGCGACCCGGCTGGCTTCCGTTGGAATCATCCACCTATTCAACCCTTGGATTAGCGTGCTGGTGGCCGTTGGATCACAACAGTCTAACGGTAATAGCGAGCACATTAGCTTCAACACAATGTCATTGAAGCCTCGGTAGAGATCCAACGCAGCATTGTGTGTGTCCGACGAGCTCCATTGCAGCTCCAGTGGAGCTTCAACGCAACACCGATGCTCCAGCCAAGCTCCATTGCAGCACTGGCGGAGCTCCAACTCAGCGCCGACGAGTCCGACGAAGCTCCATCGTAACTCCGATCAAGTTCCATTGTAGCACTGACGGAGCTCCAACGCAATGTTGAGGGCTCCGACAAAGCTCCATCGCAACTCCGACTGAGCTCCATTGCAGCCCGGGCGGAGCTCCAACCGCGCACCATTGCAGCCACGACGGGCTCCATTACAGCCACGACGATGTACCGATGAAGCTCCACTGCAGCCACGATGGGCTCCATTGCAGCCGCGACGGCGTTCTGGCGAAGCTCCGATGCAGCCACGGCGGGCTCCATTGCAGCTGCAACAACGTTCCGACGAAGCTCCGGTGTAGCCACGACGGGCTCCATTGCAGCCACGACACTCTCCATTGCAGCCGCGATGGTGTTCCGACGAAGCTCCGATGTAGCCACGACAGGCTCCATTGCAGCCGCGGCGACATTCCGGCGAAGCTCCGACGCAGCCACACCGGGCTCCATTGCAGCCAAGACGAATATGCAAAGTAGTATTTGGCGGCCATGACGGCAACTGCGACACGACGGTGGTGCCTCTCCTCTAGCGCTGAAtgagaaaaaagggaaaaagaaggAACCGATGGAtggagaagataagaaggaggaagaagataagGTGGGAACGGTGGGAGAATATAAGGGAAAATCGTGCCGCAATCAGACGACGCTGCAGGCGGTAGATGCATGCGCTAAAATCAGCCGGCTGATTCAAAACCTTTTCCTATAAATAAATATGTGTATAATTAAGCATGTCTAATTTATGGATTAGGCCATTGAAGGAGTTTTTTTTCCAAAAATTTTAGCATGATATTACAATATACTTTGGTCTTTATATGTGTGAAGATTGGATTTTCATTTGCTATTAATTTTATTGCAACAATTTTGCTGCCATTAATGTTCTAGCGACATTTttttaagtctttttagataaatCATAAGTCTGAAATgttcaacaaaatgacatgacatCTTTGGCTCGAAAATTAGGAGCTGCACGTAACTGAACTCTTCCAGGtctgagacatttattttgagtTCAGTTTTCTCCAACATCTTATTTTTAGGAATGTCTAAATTGGTAGCGAGCAATGAACACCTGAACTTGTCTGAAGAACCTTGAAACCTGAATGTGAATGAGTTTTGGATGGGGCCATATCTTCAGCTATAATGGTGCAAAATTTGGTCTCTTCCAAATAGCCCACTCTCGGCTATATCTCGAACACGTGAGCCATCCACACAAACTGTATAGGATCAAGTCTTCACTGCCCCAGCACATTACCGACCACCCTATTTGGTCTAGCAAGTTATGTTGATTGCCCGTACAGTGGCTTTAAGATCAACTGATAACTTGTTTTTGAATGGACGCCACTTGAACTTAGTTTCAACTTTCATGTAGTTGGTCTACCTTCAACTCGCATGTATGATAGACTGAAATTATTTCCTAACATGACAATATAAACCTCCAACTCTGAGTATATTTTTCATAACAGTAGGTGGTGTAATAAGTGTTGTCAAAAGTAGTTGAGTCTATTGATATAAAGGAGCTTCTTAATTGAATGAATTCTCATAAGGTAGATGTGCTTTTACATGACTAAATTCATTTTGATTAATTATCCAACATGGATAAGTTCTTTAGAAAACATCAGGTGGAGAAGCAATAACAACTAATTGCCAGTTTTCGTATAATATCGGTCAACTGATCGGTTCATCGTGGCTACATGATAACATTCTAAAGGAATGTTTGCACAACAAAGAAAGATTAATGCTTGAAAATAATATACGAGAATAAAGATAATAATATGTCTACATTCTGGGACATCATGGATACATGCCCACCGTATTTATGGATTCTCCTCACTGGataattttttgttttctttgggttgctttatttttttaattgacaTTCGTACAATAGCAACCGTCTCACCTAAACCCAGTTGTCACCGAACTGGCGATTTGTTTGTAATATTGTTTGCTTGATCTCAACAATTTCCTTTCTATCCGCTAATGAGTATGTTCTACCTTCCATGTTCTTATGACCTACAACTTCATCCTCGAGGAGGGCGGGTGAGGTGCTGGTCCGACGACGACCACATTGTTGATGCATCGGCTGACAATGACAATCTACGGTCTTAAAAACCAAACATCAGGTTCTTCCTCTCCCTGGATCTGAGACTACTATGAAGGAGGCACTAAGAGGCTTAATTAACGCAAGAAAATGGAACCAATTCGACGAGCTTAGGAGCAACATGTCatgggcggtggagctttgtcatACTGCTGAACCAAGAGCAGAGAGAAGAAGAGATGTTGAAAATGCGTGCGGTAAATTGTATATTTAGTACACAAAATATTTTCTATTGGAGAATGTATTTTTCTTCAAGAATCACCCTTGGTATTTTTGAGTACTTTTGAATACTGTTTTTCTTCTTGCAAGGTTGTTTTAGACTTAAATTATTAGATTTATAAGCATTTATATATTACACTGTTGCAACACATGTAtatatgtgttcgatatttttTAAGATCAATTGTTTCCTCTGTTTGACTATCAAAAGTTTCCAAGAGCTCACATTCTTGCATGTATACATTTGTTGTACAACTTATGCTGGTTTGCTGCTTATAATTTTCAGAAGTTAATACCAGCAGCCAAATTTTCTCGGTCAACTTCAATGTCGTCATGTGTGTTGTAAAAATAATTCTGCCTACCTTATTCCTCAAGAGGTGAAGAGGACGGAAAGACACACATGATAAAGCAAACTTTCAATATGTTCAGCTGCTCAATGGCTTATCTTAATTTGCAAGAAGTGTGAGCCCGATTAATTTTTCTCGGGATAGCAAGAAACCTAATCTTTTATTCTGTCACAATTGAGTATCCACTACAATCGGGTAATGCTTTGGTATTGATGGGAACAATATTTACATACTATATACATGTTTGGGTATAATTTATTTTAGCAAATGTATAGCAAGATGCTATTTGCATCCAAAAGAGGTTAGTGATACAAGGCTCCGATGCATGatcaaagaaaagaagaagaaataagagaCTGAAATGATGATTGTAATTTTGCATCTTTTGAATAAAATTCTTATTTACCCCGAAAAAATGATGAAGGCGTAGTGTGCATCAATCACTTGATCGCTTTGAGTAAATGGTCACTAAGAATGAAATATAATTCACAAAACTAATCGAGAGGAAAGCAGACGTGCTCGCAGCAGCATCAGACAAGCAGGGTGAGTGGGATGGAACATGAGAGTCATAGTGTCAATCCTATGATGGCCACCACACTCGAAGAAGGTGGTATCACTAAGGTGAGTAGTAGGTCGCATCGCCTTGGCGGCACCCTGGTGTGATGGTGTGCACTCGTTGGCATCAAGAATCAGTCTAGGATGACCAGCCTCGACGATGAAGGTGTATTCCTCCTCCTCGCAGTGCCACACCAGTGTGCTCGATGTTGTACATCCCACATATGAATGGGTTAGCTACATGGCTGGCACAAACAGAGAGTTGCCGTCCCTTCTGCACCTCCTGGGAGGATCCAGCTACCCAGGATGCCAGACCAACGGGAGCACTGGCTCGGTGCCGAGACAGCGATGCGAGAGGTTTTCAGGGGTTGGAGGAGGCGGGCCACGTCGTGACAGGGAAAGAAGGGGGATGGCAATGCCGTGGATGAGAGAGGAGGCGGTGGAGACAAGAGCGGGTGAGCTTCACCATGGCGTGGAGGGGAGGTTCCTGGGAGAGATGGCGACGACGACACTGTGACGGAGAGATGGGTTGCGGCGACAACCGGTGGCTGGCTGGCTATGCGGGAAGAGTAGGAGGAGGCCGTGTAGTGAGTGGGAGTGGAGTGGCTGCTTTTTTCATCAAAAAAGGAAGAAAGGAGCAAGCTTCTATGATGTGACATTAATGTCACATAGAAATTCATTTTTAAGAAAAATACAAACCAAATGATCTATAGGTAGCTTACAACTTACAGCTTAGTAAAATCAGGGTGTGACTTACATTGTATCACACAAATGAAGCTAAAAACAACATTCCTTACATTGTATGCAAATATCTTAAACACATCAAGTAGACCTTAGTTTGTAAAAGATAATTAGTTGGATCATTCCTCTGTCTACACATATCGTTCTATTAGATTTTTTTATCAACTTACATTACAAGTGAAGTGGAACAATTACTTTTATGGGCTATCATTTCTATGCATACGAAATTTGACATGCATTATGTTTATataattatatatgcaatgataaaAATATATCCGTGGCCCATAGCAACGCACGGACGTTTTACTAGTGTTACATAAATTTTAGAATGAGCAATATGAACAAATCTGGTGTCGATTAAAGGGTAGAGAACATTCAATGGATAAACCAATGAAAAATGAATCACTAGAAAATATAGTGCATCAACATAGGTAAATTTTATTTACAGTATTTTATGTACATACATAAGTTGATGTAATTATTTAATTCATATTACGAATGGCACTGCATGAACACGCGTACTCAACTAACCTAACAAACAAACGCCGTCTAGCGCAACTTTCGGCGCCTGACGAAACAGTGCCGGCCGCCTCGGCCGgtggcggcagcccccccccccccccctcgtccgTTTTTGTTGCGGAACGGTGCTGCAACGGGTTCCTGGCTGACCGCCTTGCCTAGTGACTGCAGGCCCCAACCGCCTCGCCCGGTGACGACAGGTGCGACGCGTCATCTGATGCATGTGTCACCAAATTTAATCGGATCTTTTCTCGCAATCCGTTTCGCAGGTGGTTTCTTTCGGCGATTAAACTCAACTACCAGTCCTTTTGACAAAAAATCGGGATGGAAAGAGGCGGAACTGTTTTTTTTTTTTaacagaacacaaaggagttgttGACATACTCGAGCGTACGCTCATCCATACATCCTACCCGTATGAAAGAGGCCGAACTGTTTTGGCGATTAGACTCAACTACTGGTCCTTTTGACAAAACAATCGCGGTAGAAAGAGGCGGAGCTGTAGACGAAGCCTGGGAACAATAGAGAGAAGCGTCGGAAGGGGAGCGAGAGGAAGGAAGGGGAGGGCGAGAGATGGGGATCCGGTTCGTGCTGCTGGTGAACAAGCAGGGGCAGACGCGGCTGGCGCAGTACTACGAGCACCTCTCCCTCGACGAGCGCCGCGCCCTCGAGGGCGAGATCGTCCGCAAGTGCCTCGCCCGCACCGACCAGCAGGTactgctcccccccccccccccccccccccccccctctcccatccgCGCCACCCTCCCGCCAGCTGAATCCAACGCCTACCTCTAGTCCTCGCCGCCCCTCTTCTCTTCCTGGATCCAGGAGCCCTGGCTTCGTCTTGAGCCCGAATCAAGAACGGCGTTCCTTTGGATCTGGATCAGGACGGGCTGTTGTTGACCTCGTTTTCCATGTCCGTCTCACGGGAACTCTGTGCCGATGCAGTGCTCTTTCGTGGAGCACCGGAACTACAAGGTCGTCTACAGGCGCTACgcctccctcttcttcctcgtcggcGTGGACAACGATGAGGTGCAGCACTCTGTCCCGTCTTCATAACTTCTACGTATTATTGTATATAATCGCGGTCGTACCAATTAGATAGTCCTAGCGGATCTAGACGCTGTCGTTTCAGGAGAATATATGCTGTGCGCTCCACTTGAATCATCCGACTCTGCTAAACAGAACTTAATGCACAAATGATAGGTAATGTGtgattttctgttattttttcttcttcttttctacaAATTTGCAATCCGTGCTAATTGAAAGAAGTTATATCTGGGTATATGCCGTGTATTTAACAAAAGTACTGCATAATACAAGTCAAGCTACCAAAAGGTTCCATCAGATCATCAGTATAACTAACGAGATAACTCCCAACATTTTGACTAAAGAAGCTAATTGCCATGACCTGGAGGAATGGCAAGGAAAATCAGCAACAACTTTGGTCCTCAAAATTACTCCCCTACTTGATCCCTGATTGGAGTGGTGGAGCTTCCCTTGCCATCTGACGTAGTTGCCCCCTGCCCTTATGCAGCATATTATGGACGCCCTTTTTATGCGAGAGCTCTTAATGATCAAGCCTGTGGCATATGTTTTATGTCATTGTTAGCACATTTCAgacatttcctttttttttcttataTACCATGAAAAGGAAACAGGCGCCCTCCAGTTTTTGGAAATCGTCCTTCATACTTCACAAGCTGTGGCTAGTTGAGGGTTCCGTTTGCTAGCTTGCCGAATAATTTCATTTCCTTCTCGAGCAAAATCACATCCTTCATTACAAGTTTGTGCTCCAAAAGCCACCCGATTGTGCATTTCCCCAAGGATGCCCTAAAAAGTTCCTCCACAAAATAAGAGCGCCTTTCAATGCCTTATCAATTAGGGGACACCTCCTGAGGTCACATTTACAAGCTAAATGTATTAATACACTGTGAACACTGTCCAGATAAATAAATTTCCGTCTGTAGCTCTGATCATGTTAGGAATAAATTTGTGGACTACTGGGATCCCGGTGAACCATTCAACACCCCCTGATCTTTTTTTGCCTTGCCTAATGTTGCTGCCTCAAAATTGTACATTTAGGGTGTGGTTAGTTGGATGGTTGATTTTAGCAAAAAGATTATGAGGATGAGTTTGAACAGGACAAGGTCATGCAGGAGATGTTGTTTGGTTCCCGTATGTTGGAAGTCTGTTTAGAGAGATGCTATTTCGTTGGGTGTACTATAATGTTTTTTTACCACATGTATATTTACAAGATATGTTAGCAAAATGAATATGTTTTTATGGCTTTAAATTTTTACTAATTTATTTCCATAACTTTATCTCAATCTAATCCACTTTGTTATGCATATGTGGCCTAATTATATCCAATAACCACTCCATAGCAACCTGCATGAGTAGACGGAGAAATTTCACGTCTCAGCCTCTATCCCAAATCAATTGTTTGCCTGAGCTGAGCCTGGTTTGTTTATTGCTACACCCAACCTAACAATTAAAAACAAAGCGAAAGATTCTGCACTAACTCAGTATGGCAGCCCAAGTGCATGCACCACCCTTAGTACGCAAAGTATCATACTCCCTACGATCCATATGCTGCTTTACTACAAAATTTGTACTAAGGGAGCGTcaattaatatggatcggagggagtagaagATGTCTCTTGGTTCAAAACAAGCAGATAGTCATATTTTGGTTATTGAACTGCGTCGTTGCAGACCCATTAGTGTAAGAATTGCGCATTGGAACATATATCTGAATTGGCGTATCTTCAGGAATTCCATGGTATTTCTGTATGAGTTGAATTATCCTTTGATGACCCGATTTAGTAGTGGCATAACTATTGCATGTTTGAACTGAGATGTataaattactccctccgtcctaaaattcttgtgttagatttgtctagatatgaatgtatctagtcatattttagtatttagatacatccatttctagacaaatttaagacaagaattttgggacggagggagtacatcaaaAGACACCATTCTTCATCGGTGTTATTTCTGTTTGCATCTATAACAATGCTACTACTGAACTGAACGATGACAACTCTGCCTATGTATCTCTACCTTGAGTCTGCTGACAATATCTTAGTTGCATCTGTTTTGACAGAATGAGTTAGCCATCCTTGAATTCATACATCTTCTCGTGGAAACCATGGACCGCCACTTTGGCAACGTGGTAAGCTTATATACCCAAATGACTCAGTATCGTGAAGATACACTACTCACATAATTATTATGGCTAATTCTACCTCCGTTCATGCCAGTGCGAGCTCGACATCATGTTCCATCTGGAAAAAGTGCACTTCATGCTCGAAGAGATGGTGATGAACGGTTGCATCGTGGAGACGAGCAAACAGAACATATTGGCGCCCATCCAGCTTATGGAGAAAACCTCGTAAATAGTGTGTGAGCTCAAGAGCGCCTAGGTTCCTCTTTTGTGTGAGGAGAAATGCCAGACAACTGCTGTATGCATGGGTGGTTGTGTTCACCCGACTGGAAAATGTGAAATGTCCTGTAATGCTGAAAATGAAGACCCCATCATCTTACTTGTTACTTGTAACAACAGTTCTGTAAAATAATACTCTGCTTGTGCTGCTTCTTCTAACAGATTTGGTGCAATTGCTGCGCATGAAACATGAGCCACTGCATGGATTTTATGAAAACCTGAAAACTTCCAACCAGAACCACCTGATGTTAGGTGGATGGACCAGATGAGAGTTGGGATACCCCTTTAATCACTTGAGCATATTTTTGCAGAATACATCTTGCTGTACGTGCACCTGTTCCCTGCAGCAGGACAGCGAATTGAGCCTGATGATGGCACCACCAAGGGCTGTCGGCGGCTGGGCGCAACGCTGGAAACGTAGTTCCAACGCTCGCCCCCTCTGTCTTTTCACTTTTGCGAATGCCGCTCAGCTATGTTGGTGCTACTGCCTGACTCCTGAGCGGAGGATCTGGGCAAGTAGCCACACAACTGCAGCCAGAGTGATCAGAACTACTACATTTTTTATTCATTTTCAGAGCTAACATAGGTTACACGCAAGCGACAGcagcacacaacactcatggtaccTTAAAATGTTCACCAACTAATTTACTACCGTACCTTCTTCAGCGACAGAGAAACTTTTGAAAAAGGTAAGCACACCATGTCTTTGTTGCTTATACAAGTGTAAATGCAAGAACAGCTTAGGAAAACAATGGCAGCCACGAGTTCCGAACCCAGCCTGAAAATGCGTGGGTTTTTTCTACCGTAGCTCCCGAATCAGCAACAAAACAACATCATTTGCATGGTTCGTTGCGCGGATGAATAATGTTGGGTAAGTAAAATAGTTTGAATTACAGGAACTGGTCAAGCTATCCAGGGGCGGACCTAGAAACATTTTTGACTGGGGGCAAAAGACTTCAGTGGGGCACATTTTGGTACACTTTGTATAAATTGATAGggttttagtatttattttctaaaGATACACCAAATTCTACAGGGTTTATAAAACTTGAGTGGGGGCCATGGCCCCCTCTCACATCAAGCGTGGGTTCGCCCCTGAAGCTATCAACTTAgcagcaaaggaaaaaaaagtggAATAACATCAGGTTATCAGTGGAGATAGATTGTGCATCTGATAGGTACTTCTATACAGGTGAAAAGTGAAGACTCAAACAACATGTGACCAGGGTGCTTCCACAACTCAGAATCCTACTACCAGTCTCCCCAATAGAGAACTCCAAAGTGCAACATAGTTCCTAGTAAAACTAGCTTCCAGGCCTTCCATTGGATCAGTCTACCTTCACCACAAAATGATGAAGAAACAAGTAACCACGACATCCTAGAGAAGTGTCAAAACACGGCCATCATAAGCACCatcatcaaaaacagaaactagcacaccGTCTCATGCAATGCAACAAGTGACCCGGGCCTGACTCAACAACACACAGAAGGGATCCTCCACTGACAAGTCAATGGCGTTCCAAAAGCTCCAGCAAGAGGAGGACACCCATTAGCGCTCCTCCGCCGCCCGTCTCACACACGCGTCATGTTTTCTGAACGCGTATGTGCAATTCACTTCATATCTCACAACGCGAGTGCCTCCTGGTTCCAGGCTTTGCGTTGCCTACCCCATTTTCATCTCGCTCCTCTACGTACACCCGAAATGAGACAGCGAGCCTTTGAAACCCTTCTCTTTACGATCATGTACGGGAGAGGGAAGATCGGATATTTGGAGAGCGCTCTCACGCGGTTGTTGGATCTTTCATTGTGGTTGCGCAAGACGACATCCAAGACAACGATTTCTTGCCCGACGTGGACGACCTCCTCGACAACATGTTACTTGCGGATTGTTGAATGGGAAATGAGGGATAGGTGGAATAATTATTGTATTGCTTTATAGGAGTACACGATCAACTTGAAATACAAGACAAGCCATAATAGTTCCTAGTCTATCTTATCTTTCCTAACTAATCAATATATTCAACATCCCCCATCCCCCCGTAGTCACAACGATAGCAACACAGGCGGTGAGACTGGAGAAGATTCCGAAGATTCCACAGTCGTAACGGTCGATGCATCACAGTAGTTGTGACTGGAGTGGAAACCGACGAGGTTGCGcaagcaaggcggtagccctttgtgtcgatgtcgaggtagccgtgcgaagaacgccgtggtcgatgtcgagtcggggtAGCCAGTGTCGTGTAAGTCGCCGTGAAGCCGCGGGCGCAAGGAGGTGCCGAGTTAGGGGTGGGCGCAGTGGTGTCGAAGTAGTGCTGCGCCGGAAAGGAGACGTAGTTGACGACGCGTCATGCGGGTTTGCCAAGCCCGAGGACACATCATGGACGAAGGTACGCATCGGTGTTGCCGGCACCACGCATGTGTAGACGGACAAAGTCGATGTTGGCGATGCGCCGCTCCAGGCTTGCCAGGCCTAGGAGCACATCGGGGATGAAGGCAGACGTCAGTGTTGCCAGCACCGGGCATGCGAAGACGGGACCTGCACACAACTTGTATGCCATGTCGAGGAGGCTAGCAGAGACGGACTCGACGACGGTTGCAGCACAAATCGGCGGGGGGCGATGTTGCCCGCAGTGGTTGGAGTAGATGAAGTGGTCAGGGAAGACGACGGCGACGCTGACGATGAGCTGGTGTTGGACaaagatgaaggaggtggacaGGCAGTGCGGCTCGGGTGAGCGAGCTGCATCAGCGCCAAAGGAAAGCGGCGGCGGCGACCTGATGGTGGTGGCGACGGCTGGTTAGGAGCGTGGTCGCGATGCTCGAAGTAGACGAGGAAGAGCCCGACAGCATGACAAAGACCGGCGCGGACGATGGCGTTCCCGCGTCGAAGGAGACGACGCGATGCATAAAACAGGAAGTCGATGTGCGGGGACAACGGAGTGGACTGCGAGCCGCGTTGCTACGACCCGAAGGGGCGACAAAGCGGCAACGCGCTGGTCGGTGTGACGGCAGGAAGACCTCGGGGTGACGGCGTAGACCACGTGCCGCAACATTATGACCCGAAGGTGCGACGCGACGACGGTGCATGGGCCGGTGTAGCCACGGGAACGGCCTCGGGGACCGCCGGCGCTGCACTACATCCTGAAGGGGAGGTGTAGTAGCGGCTCGCGGGTCGGGGTAACCATGGGGAGAACCACTGGGCGG
This genomic stretch from Hordeum vulgare subsp. vulgare chromosome 6H, MorexV3_pseudomolecules_assembly, whole genome shotgun sequence harbors:
- the LOC123402718 gene encoding AP-4 complex subunit sigma, coding for MGIRFVLLVNKQGQTRLAQYYEHLSLDERRALEGEIVRKCLARTDQQCSFVEHRNYKVVYRRYASLFFLVGVDNDENELAILEFIHLLVETMDRHFGNVCELDIMFHLEKVHFMLEEMVMNGCIVETSKQNILAPIQLMEKTS